From Juglans regia cultivar Chandler chromosome 8, Walnut 2.0, whole genome shotgun sequence, the proteins below share one genomic window:
- the LOC109011843 gene encoding 50S ribosomal protein L31, chloroplastic-like: MALILNNTFLVESSREVPVCYEVQEEGHTVIHPEFLEDAKVYCNGALVMTTGRTQKEYTVYVWSSNHPFYVPQQPLRALYDQVEKFSKNYGELSQVMEISVLKGEILLPTKRKPISVKGGKPQEEVYEQLAVLPFSL, from the exons ATGGCGCTGATCCTAAACAACACATTCCTCGTG gaGAGTAGTAGAGAAGTACCGGTCTGTTATGAAGTGCAGGAAGAAGGACATACTGTCATACACCCGGAGTTCCTCGAGGACGCCAAGGTGTACTGCAACGGTGCGCTAGTGATGACCACTGGCCGGACCCAGAAGGAGTACACCGTCTACGTGTGGTCCAGTAACCACCCCTTCTACGTACCTCAGCAACCGCTCCGCGCGCTCTACGACCAGGTAGAGAAGTTCAGCAAGAATTATGGAGAGCTCTCTCAGGTCATGGAGATCTCCGTGCTCAAAGGTGAGATTCTGCTCCCTACTAAGCGCAAACCCATTTCGGTTAAAGGAGGCAAGCCGCAAGAAGAAGTATATGAACAACTCGCAGTACTTCCCTTTTCGCTGTAA